The Streptomyces sp. HSG2 genome has a segment encoding these proteins:
- a CDS encoding MFS transporter, whose product MAGRTAPGEDAAPRRGQALLGICLSAALVWVSFADFAVIIPTLAGELAVTLPQLQVANNVFGLTAGVFVLAGGRLCDAYGRRRMLELGLVALGLASLLGFVVPGYAGLVASRALMGCASAFVLPATLSLIPSIFSGREQSLAFGAWMGTTWTGQAGAPAIGGLLADLLGWRSVFWVTAPLAAVAWWLVRRGVLRESRDPGVSRHVDLVGLLTSGLAFFCLIYGCSLVQDLGFTDPVTLALLGAALVFGVVFVLSQRVVAEPLMDLVLFSYPAFRGSLTANGVMNAVFTGVAFLLALYLQDVLGYSVLGAGLLLLPPTVTILLFIPVGGWIESRIGPRAPVAWGLVLLGAGILITGWLGRGAGLVVVLVGQSVAGTGLGMLSVPMSRALVAGAPARLAGSASGVFKESSMLGGAFGVAVFAAVQRYFEDDEAVDVAMAAGLSEEDALTLANSAVDSALADRLLSTLPPATRDVVVAAMVEAHEAATGKAIWLAGLVAVASAGVVALLWRPYRRPSGPSR is encoded by the coding sequence ATGGCGGGCCGCACAGCCCCTGGCGAGGACGCCGCGCCACGGCGCGGTCAGGCCCTGCTGGGAATCTGTCTCTCCGCCGCGCTGGTGTGGGTGTCCTTCGCCGACTTCGCCGTCATCATTCCGACCCTCGCCGGCGAGTTGGCCGTCACCCTGCCGCAACTGCAGGTCGCCAACAACGTCTTCGGACTCACCGCCGGCGTCTTCGTGCTGGCGGGAGGGCGGCTCTGCGACGCCTACGGTCGGCGCCGCATGCTGGAACTCGGGCTCGTCGCGCTCGGCCTGGCCTCGCTCCTGGGGTTCGTTGTTCCGGGGTACGCCGGGTTGGTGGCGAGTCGCGCGCTGATGGGCTGCGCGTCCGCGTTCGTACTCCCCGCCACGCTCTCGCTCATTCCGTCGATCTTCTCGGGGCGGGAGCAATCCCTGGCGTTCGGCGCGTGGATGGGTACCACGTGGACCGGACAGGCGGGCGCGCCCGCCATCGGCGGTCTGCTGGCGGACCTGCTGGGCTGGCGATCGGTGTTCTGGGTGACGGCGCCGCTGGCCGCGGTGGCGTGGTGGCTGGTCCGGCGGGGCGTGCTGCGGGAGTCCCGCGATCCGGGCGTGTCCCGACACGTGGATCTCGTCGGGCTGCTGACCAGCGGACTCGCCTTCTTCTGCCTGATCTACGGCTGTTCCCTGGTCCAGGATCTGGGGTTCACCGACCCGGTGACGCTGGCCCTGCTGGGCGCGGCCTTGGTGTTCGGCGTGGTCTTCGTCCTGTCTCAACGGGTCGTGGCCGAACCGCTGATGGATCTGGTCCTGTTCTCGTATCCGGCCTTCCGCGGCTCGTTGACGGCCAACGGTGTGATGAACGCGGTCTTCACCGGGGTCGCGTTCCTGCTCGCGCTGTACCTCCAGGACGTGCTCGGGTACTCGGTGCTCGGGGCCGGACTGCTGCTGCTGCCCCCCACCGTGACGATCCTTCTGTTCATCCCGGTCGGCGGGTGGATCGAGTCCAGGATCGGTCCGAGAGCCCCGGTGGCGTGGGGACTGGTGCTGCTCGGAGCGGGCATCCTGATCACCGGGTGGCTCGGCCGCGGGGCCGGCCTGGTCGTCGTCCTCGTCGGGCAGTCGGTGGCCGGTACGGGACTGGGCATGCTCTCCGTCCCCATGTCCCGGGCGCTGGTCGCCGGCGCGCCCGCCCGGCTGGCGGGCAGTGCGTCGGGGGTGTTCAAGGAGTCCAGCATGCTCGGCGGCGCCTTCGGCGTGGCGGTCTTCGCGGCCGTCCAACGCTACTTCGAGGACGACGAAGCGGTGGACGTGGCCATGGCCGCGGGGTTGTCGGAAGAGGACGCGCTCACCCTGGCGAACTCGGCCGTCGACTCGGCGTTGGCCGACCGGTTGCTGTCCACGCTGCCGCCTGCCACGCGGGATGTCGTCGTCGCCGCGATGGTCGAGGCCCACGAGGCCGCCACCGGCAAGGCGATCTGGCTCGCGGGCCTGGTGGCGGTGGCCTCGGCGGGCGTGGTGGCGCTGCTCTGGCGTCCCTACCGTCGGCCGTCGGGGCCCTCCCGGTGA
- a CDS encoding ectoine synthase: MIVRSFKDIEGTDRHVKSASGTWESKRIVLAKEKVGFSLHETVLYAGTETSMWYANHVEAVVCVEGEAELTDRETGRSYTITPGTMYLLDGHERHTLRVKQDFRCICVFNPPVTGREDHDENGVYPLLTEEV; the protein is encoded by the coding sequence GTGATCGTCCGTTCGTTCAAGGACATCGAAGGCACCGACCGGCACGTGAAGTCAGCGTCCGGCACGTGGGAGAGCAAGCGGATCGTCCTCGCCAAGGAGAAGGTCGGCTTCTCCCTCCACGAGACCGTCCTGTACGCGGGGACCGAGACGTCGATGTGGTACGCGAACCACGTCGAGGCCGTCGTCTGCGTGGAGGGCGAAGCCGAGTTGACCGACCGGGAGACCGGCCGGTCGTACACCATCACCCCCGGCACCATGTACCTCCTGGACGGACACGAGAGGCACACCCTCCGTGTGAAACAGGACTTCCGCTGCATCTGCGTGTTCAACCCGCCCGTCACCGGACGGGAGGACCACGACGAGAACGGCGTCTACCCTCTGCTCACCGAGGAGGTGTGA
- a CDS encoding penicillin-binding protein 2, with product MNKTIRHVSVFALLMVFALLIRATWVQFYEAQALADDTENRRNAIRTYAEPLGNIIVAGESITGSARTDGGDLAYQRTYQDGELYAAVTGYASQSYAPTQLEGIYQDILNGTDPRLRTVLDTITGQRAEPGNVVTTIDPAVQRAGFDALGDKKGAAVAIDPETGRILAVVSTPSYDPGTLTGADTAPAAWQALTDDEAEPLANRALRRPLPPGSTFKLVVAASALENGLYSSVDDPTDSPDPYTLPDTERVLSNENPAAPCENATIRTALQYSCNNVFAKMAVDLGQDAVRETAEKFGFDDEEQDIPIRAYPSVYPQDMDRPQTALSGIGQFDVTATPLQMAMVSAAIANGGELVSPHVVSQVTDGGGDVLEDLDASADSRRIMSADTADQLASAMRTVVEEGTGGNARIAGATVGGKTGTAQHGENNSETPYAWFTSYAESDDTGERVAVAVLVEQSDAARSEVSGNGLAAPVAKAMMEAALAD from the coding sequence ATGAACAAGACGATCAGGCACGTCTCGGTCTTCGCCCTGCTCATGGTGTTCGCCCTGCTGATCAGGGCGACCTGGGTGCAGTTCTACGAGGCCCAGGCGCTCGCGGACGACACGGAGAACCGACGCAACGCGATCAGGACGTACGCGGAGCCGCTCGGAAACATCATCGTGGCCGGCGAGTCGATCACCGGTTCGGCCCGGACGGACGGCGGAGACCTCGCCTACCAGCGGACCTACCAGGACGGCGAGCTGTACGCGGCGGTGACCGGCTACGCCTCGCAGTCCTACGCGCCGACCCAGCTGGAGGGCATCTACCAGGACATCCTCAACGGCACCGATCCGCGGTTGCGAACCGTGCTGGACACGATCACCGGCCAGCGGGCCGAGCCGGGCAACGTGGTCACCACGATCGACCCGGCCGTGCAGCGGGCGGGGTTCGACGCCCTGGGCGACAAGAAGGGCGCCGCCGTGGCGATCGACCCCGAGACCGGAAGGATCCTCGCCGTGGTCTCCACCCCGTCGTACGACCCCGGCACCCTGACCGGCGCCGATACCGCGCCCGCGGCGTGGCAGGCGCTCACCGACGACGAGGCCGAGCCACTCGCCAACCGCGCCCTGCGCCGGCCGCTGCCGCCCGGGTCCACGTTCAAACTCGTGGTCGCCGCCTCGGCGCTGGAGAACGGGCTGTACTCCTCGGTGGACGACCCCACGGACAGCCCGGATCCGTACACCCTGCCCGACACCGAGCGCGTGCTGAGCAACGAGAACCCGGCGGCGCCCTGCGAGAACGCCACCATCCGGACCGCCCTCCAGTACTCCTGCAACAACGTGTTCGCCAAGATGGCCGTGGATCTGGGCCAGGACGCCGTCCGCGAGACCGCCGAGAAGTTCGGCTTCGACGACGAGGAGCAGGACATCCCGATCCGCGCCTACCCGAGCGTCTACCCCCAGGACATGGACCGCCCGCAGACCGCGCTCTCCGGCATCGGGCAGTTCGACGTCACGGCGACGCCGCTGCAGATGGCCATGGTGTCGGCGGCCATCGCCAACGGGGGCGAACTGGTCTCGCCGCACGTGGTGTCGCAGGTCACCGACGGCGGCGGCGACGTCCTGGAGGACCTGGACGCGTCGGCCGACAGCCGGCGGATCATGAGCGCCGACACCGCCGACCAACTGGCCTCGGCCATGCGCACCGTGGTCGAGGAGGGCACCGGCGGCAACGCGCGGATCGCCGGCGCGACGGTCGGCGGCAAGACCGGCACGGCCCAGCACGGCGAGAACAACAGCGAGACGCCCTACGCGTGGTTCACCTCCTACGCGGAGTCCGACGACACGGGCGAGCGCGTGGCCGTGGCGGTCCTGGTCGAGCAGTCGGACGCCGCGCGCTCGGAGGTCAGCGGGAACGGCTTGGCCGCCCCGGTGGCCAAGGCGATGATGGAAGCGGCTCTCGCCGACTGA
- a CDS encoding right-handed parallel beta-helix repeat-containing protein, with the protein MTWTRRSLALLALLLAAVLAGIPAASAHEEREVGFPDGTGSVPEYREGEPDLVVCKTDKAAFEQRVAKFPEELRARNLALYERCAREGFRHIQQAVDAVDRPGMSIAVLPGRYEEEPSQPEPTGACARLDAPRASLGYQVLTFDQQKRCPHNQNLVAILGKRDLQIEGTGADPLDVVVDAGYRKLNAVRADSSDGVYFRNFTAQRTTFNSLYVLATDGFVIDRVLTRWNDEYGFLTFASDHGLYRDCESYGNGDSGIYPGSASDINDGRGYEVPRYSIEITGCRSHHNLLGYSGTAGDSVWAHDNEFDHNMAGASMDSVFPGHPGLPQNHARFERNLIHDNNEDYYHHIADGTCAKPPAERGYEQGVVCPQTSVPPGTGVMIAGGNWNLFEDNWVYGNDRTGFHLNAVPAFIRGDETWSKQTDTSHHNRFHGNRLGITEDGAARPNGTDFWWDGQGRGNCWQETEGGSDPHTLPRCGDRPGSLSGGSHRLLGEPVKTAQLLVCSDYSAGARRLPAGCDWYGARGFERVEVQIALGAAAVLGLVGGVLWWRRLREHRWATLAAAAGALGLALDVAGETIPLSTTLVPPLALLLIGAWWTVTGLALRRRSPGFGWTTTALGLLTLLDAFDQAVVMLPWTPVSPAWMRGLLGLVWVVWAVAAAARRPAAVTEAPTPARSAT; encoded by the coding sequence ATGACATGGACACGCCGTTCCCTCGCCCTTCTCGCCCTGCTGCTGGCGGCGGTGCTGGCCGGTATTCCCGCCGCGTCGGCGCACGAGGAGCGCGAGGTCGGCTTCCCCGACGGCACCGGCAGCGTGCCCGAGTACCGGGAAGGCGAGCCCGACCTGGTGGTGTGCAAGACGGACAAGGCCGCCTTCGAACAGCGCGTCGCCAAGTTCCCCGAGGAACTGCGCGCCCGCAACCTCGCGCTCTACGAGAGATGCGCCCGGGAGGGGTTTCGCCACATCCAGCAGGCCGTGGACGCGGTGGACCGCCCCGGGATGTCGATCGCCGTGCTGCCGGGTCGCTACGAGGAGGAGCCCTCGCAGCCGGAGCCCACCGGGGCCTGCGCCCGACTGGACGCTCCCCGCGCCTCGCTCGGCTACCAGGTGCTGACGTTCGATCAACAGAAGCGGTGCCCGCACAACCAGAACCTCGTCGCGATCCTGGGCAAACGCGACCTGCAGATCGAGGGCACCGGAGCGGACCCGCTCGACGTCGTCGTGGACGCGGGATACCGGAAGCTGAACGCCGTGCGGGCCGACTCCTCCGACGGCGTCTACTTCCGCAACTTCACCGCCCAGCGGACCACGTTCAACTCCCTCTACGTTCTGGCGACCGACGGGTTCGTCATCGATCGGGTCCTCACCCGATGGAACGACGAGTACGGCTTTCTGACCTTCGCCAGCGACCACGGCCTCTACCGGGACTGCGAGTCCTACGGCAACGGGGACTCGGGCATCTACCCCGGCAGCGCCTCCGACATCAACGACGGTCGGGGCTACGAGGTGCCGCGCTACTCCATCGAGATCACCGGTTGTCGCAGCCATCACAACCTGCTGGGCTACTCCGGCACCGCCGGAGACTCGGTGTGGGCCCACGACAACGAGTTCGACCACAACATGGCCGGCGCCTCCATGGACAGCGTCTTCCCCGGCCATCCCGGACTCCCCCAGAACCACGCTCGGTTCGAACGCAACCTCATCCACGACAACAACGAGGACTACTACCACCACATCGCCGACGGCACCTGCGCCAAGCCGCCCGCCGAACGAGGCTACGAACAGGGGGTGGTCTGCCCCCAGACGTCGGTCCCACCGGGCACCGGTGTCATGATCGCCGGCGGCAACTGGAACCTCTTCGAGGACAACTGGGTGTACGGGAACGACCGTACCGGCTTCCACCTCAACGCGGTCCCCGCCTTCATCCGCGGCGACGAGACCTGGTCCAAGCAGACCGACACATCCCACCACAACCGCTTCCACGGCAACCGGCTCGGGATCACCGAGGACGGCGCCGCCCGCCCCAACGGCACCGACTTCTGGTGGGACGGCCAGGGCCGAGGCAACTGCTGGCAGGAGACCGAAGGCGGCAGCGACCCCCACACCCTGCCCCGGTGCGGGGACCGGCCCGGCTCGCTCTCCGGTGGATCCCACCGTCTTCTCGGCGAGCCGGTGAAGACCGCTCAGCTCCTGGTCTGCTCCGACTACAGCGCCGGGGCACGGCGACTGCCCGCCGGCTGCGACTGGTACGGGGCACGCGGCTTCGAACGGGTGGAGGTGCAGATCGCCTTGGGGGCCGCCGCCGTGCTCGGCCTCGTGGGCGGGGTGTTGTGGTGGCGGAGGCTTCGCGAGCACCGTTGGGCCACCCTGGCCGCGGCGGCGGGCGCTCTCGGGCTCGCCCTCGACGTCGCGGGGGAGACGATCCCCCTGTCGACGACACTCGTCCCGCCCCTCGCCCTGTTGTTGATCGGAGCCTGGTGGACCGTGACGGGACTCGCCCTGCGGCGGCGGAGCCCGGGCTTCGGCTGGACGACCACCGCGCTCGGACTGCTGACCCTCCTCGACGCCTTCGACCAGGCCGTCGTGATGCTCCCCTGGACTCCGGTGAGCCCGGCCTGGATGCGCGGTCTGCTCGGCCTGGTCTGGGTGGTCTGGGCGGTCGCCGCGGCGGCTCGACGACCGGCCGCCGTCACCGAGGCCCCCACCCCGGCGCGGAGCGCGACGTGA
- a CDS encoding DUF4239 domain-containing protein — protein sequence MTQTLVQALPLWALRLLVLAVVVAAALAMLAVVRRVTPPPTGRPAEGLRPTNQVVAGLLGVVGMVYALLSGFTIFNQWEVYISLRNDVRLEVSALNALASGSHVLGADDQARVVGAVEDYARAVVAEWPALARGDESLAAENSYDELLDTVEGVRGETSQEDAFLDTAMALLAQVAERHSLYVQLAEQGHLEDPVWFALLVAGAMTLLFCCLFLSDRPRLHLVMVVGVAVVVATSLVLVVQLDNPLSSGLELGPSSHEQLISDLAESRGAAAPEGSDPGGRAVG from the coding sequence ATGACACAGACCCTGGTCCAGGCCCTTCCCCTGTGGGCGCTGCGGTTGCTGGTCCTGGCCGTGGTGGTGGCCGCGGCCCTGGCGATGCTCGCCGTGGTCCGCCGGGTGACGCCGCCTCCGACCGGCCGTCCGGCCGAGGGCCTGCGCCCGACCAACCAGGTCGTCGCGGGCCTCCTCGGGGTGGTCGGCATGGTGTACGCGCTGCTCAGCGGGTTCACCATCTTCAACCAATGGGAGGTGTACATCTCCCTGCGAAACGATGTGCGGTTGGAGGTGTCGGCGCTGAACGCCCTGGCCTCCGGCAGCCACGTGCTCGGCGCCGACGACCAGGCGCGGGTGGTCGGCGCTGTGGAGGACTACGCGCGCGCCGTCGTCGCCGAGTGGCCGGCGCTGGCTCGGGGGGACGAGAGCCTGGCGGCCGAGAACAGCTACGACGAGTTGCTCGACACCGTCGAGGGCGTGCGGGGGGAGACCTCCCAGGAGGACGCCTTCCTGGACACGGCCATGGCGCTGCTCGCCCAGGTCGCCGAGCGGCACAGTCTCTACGTCCAACTCGCCGAGCAGGGGCATCTGGAGGACCCGGTGTGGTTCGCCCTGTTGGTCGCCGGGGCGATGACGCTCCTGTTCTGCTGCCTCTTCCTGTCCGACCGTCCCCGGCTGCACCTGGTGATGGTCGTCGGGGTGGCCGTGGTCGTCGCGACGAGCCTGGTGCTCGTCGTCCAACTCGACAATCCCCTCTCCAGCGGGTTGGAGCTGGGCCCCTCCAGCCACGAGCAGCTCATCTCGGACCTGGCCGAGAGCCGGGGGGCGGCGGCCCCCGAGGGGTCCGACCCCGGGGGCCGTGCGGTCGGGTGA
- a CDS encoding aminotransferase class V-fold PLP-dependent enzyme yields METFRNLVRAEFAPANTYLNTAGAGLPPARAVSAVTRTAASAATGRFPDLLPDVEAGRAAFARIVGVHADRVAVGSSVAVYSGLVATSLAPGSEVLTAEGDFSSLVNPFHVRGDLTVRSVPLERLAESVGPRTGLVAVSSVQSLDGRLVDLPGLRDAARAHGARLLVDVSQSAGWLPIPADDVDYLVAVAYKWLFCPRGVAFLVTPADLGGLVPVFAGWASGEDIGAGSYDRVDPLARSARRFDGSPALLPHTGARPALELVEELGVDTVRAHDIGLADRFRSGLASLGHEPVPAPGSAIVSVPGLGHRRGELSRAGVEVADRKGHLRAAFHVYNTAADVDRLLDVLFG; encoded by the coding sequence ATGGAGACCTTCCGGAACCTCGTGCGTGCCGAATTCGCCCCGGCGAACACCTACCTGAACACCGCCGGAGCCGGGCTGCCGCCGGCGCGCGCGGTTTCGGCGGTGACACGGACGGCGGCGTCCGCCGCAACCGGCCGCTTCCCCGACTTGCTCCCGGACGTCGAGGCCGGTCGGGCCGCCTTCGCCCGGATCGTCGGGGTCCACGCCGACCGGGTCGCGGTGGGGTCGTCCGTCGCCGTCTACAGCGGCCTCGTCGCCACCTCCCTGGCGCCCGGGAGCGAGGTCCTCACGGCGGAGGGCGACTTCAGCTCCCTGGTCAACCCCTTCCACGTGCGCGGCGACCTCACGGTCCGGTCGGTGCCCCTGGAGCGGCTCGCCGAGTCGGTCGGTCCGCGGACGGGTCTCGTCGCCGTCAGCTCCGTGCAGTCCCTCGACGGACGGCTCGTCGATCTGCCGGGCCTGCGCGACGCGGCGCGCGCCCACGGCGCGCGGCTGCTCGTCGACGTCTCGCAGTCCGCGGGGTGGCTGCCGATCCCGGCGGACGACGTGGACTACCTGGTGGCTGTCGCCTACAAGTGGCTGTTCTGCCCACGAGGCGTCGCCTTCCTCGTCACCCCGGCGGACCTCGGCGGACTGGTGCCGGTCTTCGCCGGCTGGGCCTCCGGGGAGGACATAGGGGCCGGCTCCTACGACCGGGTCGATCCGCTCGCCCGGTCCGCTCGCCGCTTCGACGGCAGTCCGGCGCTGCTCCCCCACACCGGGGCCCGGCCCGCGCTGGAACTGGTGGAGGAACTCGGGGTGGACACCGTGCGGGCCCACGACATCGGCCTGGCCGACCGCTTCCGGTCGGGGCTGGCCTCGCTGGGACACGAGCCGGTGCCCGCCCCCGGCTCGGCGATCGTCTCCGTGCCCGGACTGGGGCACCGGCGAGGCGAGCTGAGCCGCGCGGGAGTGGAGGTCGCCGACCGAAAGGGACACCTCCGCGCGGCGTTCCACGTGTACAACACGGCGGCCGACGTCGACCGGCTCCTGGACGTCCTCTTCGGATGA
- a CDS encoding cyclase yields MRSASLLPRLSVTAVGCLALVGLSASPGVAADTPLALDCQAKPPVISAQTFDLDAGVAAEAPESVASGEAFDIALSPAPITVPGSLNGYTIKSIKEIKLRADLPSDATVTGHRLSGGSGTGSGTPSVAISGDQIVMTVPGPINGGSTFTLPTLTLDLVAGDSGGTVTTRLAGSSYSSPGLTFTARVPILFFEADVPTSCYPAPSPVLSSTRID; encoded by the coding sequence ATGAGATCCGCATCCCTGCTGCCGCGTCTCTCCGTGACGGCCGTCGGCTGCCTGGCGCTCGTCGGACTGTCGGCGTCGCCCGGCGTCGCCGCCGACACCCCCCTGGCTCTCGACTGCCAGGCGAAGCCCCCCGTCATCTCGGCACAGACCTTCGACCTCGACGCCGGTGTCGCCGCCGAGGCACCCGAGAGCGTCGCCTCCGGCGAGGCCTTCGACATCGCCCTGTCCCCCGCGCCGATCACCGTCCCCGGATCGCTGAACGGCTACACCATCAAGTCGATCAAGGAGATAAAGCTCCGGGCCGATCTGCCCTCCGACGCGACCGTCACCGGCCACCGCCTGTCGGGCGGGTCCGGGACCGGATCCGGCACCCCGAGCGTGGCGATCAGCGGGGACCAGATCGTCATGACCGTCCCCGGGCCGATCAACGGGGGGAGCACGTTCACGCTCCCCACCCTGACGCTGGACCTGGTCGCGGGAGACTCCGGTGGCACGGTCACCACCCGGCTCGCCGGATCCTCGTACAGCAGTCCGGGCCTCACCTTCACGGCTCGGGTGCCCATCCTGTTCTTCGAGGCCGACGTCCCGACGTCCTGCTACCCCGCGCCCAGCCCGGTGCTCAGCTCGACCCGGATCGACTGA
- a CDS encoding cupredoxin domain-containing protein, with protein sequence MTVRRAALARRTMACAATIGTLAALCVSCVDRPETHHPEGTGHQVATGRVGTLLPAEDGDGGGTLRQVPEDQAPGVELTVRPDAVDGWTVTLDVTRFRFTPDSVGGAAVLGAGHAHLLVDGEKVARLYGRWHHLPERDVPPGARTLTARLVADDHTAWAVRGRPVEDSTPLPGAAEGDTRPRDPTPSGEPAAERTLEITVTDGRVTPAPGRVDLRRGRTLTLRVTSDTDDELHVHGMDRSVPLTAGRAASLRVTPERTGLFEVETHRSRLVLTQLAVR encoded by the coding sequence GTGACGGTCCGGCGGGCGGCGCTCGCCCGCCGGACGATGGCGTGCGCGGCGACGATCGGGACCCTCGCCGCGCTCTGCGTGTCCTGCGTCGACCGCCCCGAGACTCACCACCCCGAGGGCACCGGCCACCAGGTGGCCACCGGCCGGGTCGGGACCCTGTTGCCCGCGGAGGACGGCGACGGCGGCGGGACGTTGCGCCAGGTGCCGGAGGACCAGGCCCCGGGCGTGGAGCTGACGGTGCGCCCCGACGCCGTGGACGGGTGGACCGTGACCCTGGACGTCACCCGGTTCCGTTTCACGCCCGACAGTGTCGGAGGCGCGGCCGTCCTGGGGGCCGGCCACGCCCATCTGCTGGTCGACGGGGAGAAGGTGGCCCGCCTGTACGGGCGGTGGCACCACCTGCCCGAACGGGACGTCCCGCCCGGCGCCCGGACCCTCACCGCACGACTCGTGGCCGACGACCACACCGCGTGGGCGGTGCGAGGTCGGCCCGTGGAGGACAGCACCCCCCTGCCCGGGGCGGCCGAGGGCGACACCCGCCCGAGGGACCCCACGCCCTCGGGCGAGCCGGCGGCCGAGCGAACGTTGGAGATCACCGTCACGGACGGCCGGGTCACGCCGGCGCCCGGGCGCGTGGACCTGCGCAGGGGCCGGACGCTCACGCTGCGCGTCACCAGCGACACCGACGACGAACTCCACGTCCACGGGATGGACCGGTCCGTTCCGTTGACCGCGGGACGTGCCGCAAGCCTCCGGGTGACGCCGGAGCGGACCGGACTGTTCGAGGTGGAGACCCACCGCTCCCGGCTGGTGTTGACCCAGCTCGCGGTCCGATGA
- the thpD gene encoding ectoine hydroxylase — translation MTATVTDLYPSRGTSEVTTPRQDPVVWGAPDAPGPIAPGDLRSFERDGFLAIDQLITDDEVAVYHDELNRLVTDPTTRADERSIVEPRSKEIRSVFEVHRISEVFAKLVRDERVVGRARQILGSDVYVHQSRINVKPGFGASGFYWHSDFETWHAEDGLPRMRTVSVSIALTENHDTNGGLMIMPGSHKTFLGCAGATPEDNYKKSLRMQDAGTPSDEALTEMASEHGIRLFTGKPGSATWFDCNCMHGSGDNITPFPRSNVFIVFNSVENTAVEPFAAPVRRPEFIGARDFTPVR, via the coding sequence GTGACCGCGACCGTCACCGATCTCTACCCCAGCCGTGGCACCTCAGAGGTGACCACGCCCCGGCAGGACCCGGTCGTCTGGGGCGCGCCCGACGCGCCCGGGCCGATCGCGCCCGGCGACCTTCGGTCCTTCGAGCGCGACGGCTTCCTCGCCATCGATCAGTTGATCACCGATGACGAGGTCGCCGTCTACCACGACGAGCTGAACCGGCTCGTCACCGACCCCACGACCCGGGCCGACGAGCGCTCGATCGTGGAGCCGCGCTCCAAGGAGATCCGTTCCGTCTTCGAGGTGCACCGGATCAGCGAGGTGTTCGCGAAACTGGTGCGCGACGAGAGGGTGGTGGGGCGAGCACGGCAGATCCTCGGCTCGGACGTCTACGTGCATCAGTCCAGGATCAACGTCAAGCCCGGCTTCGGGGCCAGTGGTTTCTACTGGCACTCGGACTTCGAGACCTGGCACGCCGAGGACGGGCTCCCCCGGATGCGCACCGTCTCGGTCTCCATCGCCCTGACGGAGAACCACGACACCAACGGCGGGCTCATGATCATGCCGGGCTCGCACAAGACGTTCCTCGGGTGCGCCGGCGCGACACCCGAGGACAACTACAAGAAGTCGTTGCGGATGCAGGACGCGGGCACGCCCTCCGACGAGGCGCTGACCGAGATGGCGAGCGAGCACGGCATCCGGCTCTTCACCGGCAAGCCGGGCTCGGCGACCTGGTTCGACTGCAACTGCATGCACGGGTCCGGCGACAACATCACGCCGTTCCCCCGCAGCAACGTCTTCATCGTGTTCAACAGCGTGGAGAACACCGCGGTCGAGCCCTTCGCCGCTCCCGTCCGCCGACCCGAGTTCATCGGCGCGCGGGACTTCACCCCGGTGCGCTAG